The following proteins are encoded in a genomic region of Stigmatopora nigra isolate UIUO_SnigA chromosome 3, RoL_Snig_1.1, whole genome shotgun sequence:
- the LOC144194461 gene encoding uncharacterized protein LOC144194461 isoform X1 gives MDVAKGKLSFFAFLLESLHQPKVKIHDDTPKWNHSPVFRLLQELSTEEKKGRNEDHEKKISWSCCDGTAHGDGRDETGGTVPVVSAGSLWRSLTVIDAKLLILAQTAYIHHAMVHWQRAGLRQLH, from the exons ATGGACGTGGCCAAGggaaaattatctttttttgcctttctaCTCGAAAGTTTGCATCAGCCAAAG gtGAAAATCCACGATGACACTCCTAAGTGGAAccactcccctgtcttccgcttgctacaagaactcagcactgaagaaaagaaAG GTCGTAATGAAGACCATGAAAAGAAGATTAGCTGGAGCTGTTGTGACGGCACAGCGCATGGGGACGGCCGTGATGAGACTGGGGGGACCGTGCCTGTCGTGTCAGCTGGCAGCCTCTGGCGTTCCCTCACTGTGATTGACGCTAAACTTCTGATTTTAG CCCAGACTGCCTACATCCATCATGCCATGGTGCACTGGCAGAGAGCAGGACTCAGACAGCTTCACTAA
- the rcn1 gene encoding reticulocalbin-1 yields MMEIICLMCTLLLWTTAAHGKPTTRKERVIHETNLNERTQDDNSSFQYDHEAFLGKEEARTFDQLTPEESKDKLGKIVQRIDSDGNGLITTDELKAWIKRVQKRYVYENVAKVWGDYDLNKDDRISWEEYKKATYGYYLANPGEFDETADQFSFKKMLPRDERRFQTADLNGDQLADREEFTAFLHPEEFEHMKEIVVQETLEDIDKNGDGHVDVEEYVADMFAQEDGGPEPDWLKTERDQFSDFRDLNKDGKMDREEIRQWIMPQNYDHAQAEARHLVYESDQDKDQMLTEEEILENWNMFVGSQATNYGEDLTRNHDEL; encoded by the exons ATGATGGAGATCATCTGCTTGATGTGCACGCTGCTATTATGGACCACTGCGGCCCACGGGAAGCCCACCACGAGAAAAGAGCGTGTCATTCACGAAACCAACCTAAACGAAAGAACGCAAGACGACAACAGCAGCTTCCAGTATGACCACGAGGCCTTCTTGGGAAAAGAAGAGGCCAGGACATTCGACCAACTCACCCCGGAGGAAAGCAAGGACAAACTCGG TAAAATAGTGCAGCGGATCGACAGCGACGGAAACGGCCTCATCACCACCGATGAGCTCAAAGCGTGGATCAAACGCGTCCAGAAGCGTTACGTTTACGAAAATGTGGCAAAGGTTTGGGGAGATTATGACCTCAACAAAGACGACAGGATCTCATGGGAAGAATACAAGAAAGCCACGTATGGATACTACCTCG CCAATCCAGGTGAGTTTGATGAGACGGCAGACCAATTCAGCTTCAAGAAGATGCTGCCTCGTGATGAGAGGAGATTCCAAACAGCCGATTTGAATGGGGATCAACTGGCTGACAGAGAAGAGTTCACAGCCTTCCTGCATCCTGAGGAGTTTGAGCACATGAAAGAGATTGTAGTGCAG GAAACCCTGGAGGACATCGACAAGAATGGCGACGGTCACGTGGATGTGGAGGAGTACGTTG CTGACATGTTTGCTCAAGAAGATGGTGGCCCAGAGCCAGACTGGCTGAAGACAGAAAGAGACCAGTTCTCAGACTTCAGAGACTTGAATAAAGATGGGAAAATGGACCGGGAAGAAATCCGCCAATGGATTATGCCACAAAACTATGACCACGCCCAGGCTGAGGCGCGACATCTGGTCTACGAGTCTGATCAGGACAAG gACCAAATGCTGACCGAAGAAGAGATCCTGGAGAATTGGAACATGTTTGTAGGAAGTCAGGCCACCAACTATGGAGAGGATCTTACCCGGAACCATGATGAGCTTTAA
- the LOC144194461 gene encoding uncharacterized protein LOC144194461 isoform X2, translating into MDVAKGKLSFFAFLLESLHQPKVKIHDDTPKWNHSPVFRLLQELSTEEKKGRNEDHEKKISWSCCDGTAHGDGRDETGGTVPVVSAGSLWRSLTVIDAKLLILGGWCPERRMTNASASSY; encoded by the exons ATGGACGTGGCCAAGggaaaattatctttttttgcctttctaCTCGAAAGTTTGCATCAGCCAAAG gtGAAAATCCACGATGACACTCCTAAGTGGAAccactcccctgtcttccgcttgctacaagaactcagcactgaagaaaagaaAG GTCGTAATGAAGACCATGAAAAGAAGATTAGCTGGAGCTGTTGTGACGGCACAGCGCATGGGGACGGCCGTGATGAGACTGGGGGGACCGTGCCTGTCGTGTCAGCTGGCAGCCTCTGGCGTTCCCTCACTGTGATTGACGCTAAACTTCTGATTTTAG GAGGATGGTGCCCAGAGAGGAGGATGACAAACGCCTCTGCCTCCTCTTACTGA